A genomic region of Antennarius striatus isolate MH-2024 chromosome 2, ASM4005453v1, whole genome shotgun sequence contains the following coding sequences:
- the LOC137607200 gene encoding transmembrane protein 198-like, protein MSVTSFYVTEEPGADPAKVNICTFEININYEVIPTIICSVCFTLGFIYCFFGYRCFRVVMFFSGFMSSSAAMFLLYHNEPTLNALGMETKAGIGLGVGVLCGLMSTLVSAIGLLLSGLQLGLLLSLAILVVIGHFHSLMPVWLPVAATLAASITIAVFTLQWQRLFTIIYTSVFGATVVMLCMDYLLGMFVLLDQVYDVLCEVVPHPLCWFNWAITGIWPVMSLLGVLVQWRFTANGISHRAMHRKQKKYAEKLTNRESRRRPQTHRRRRPPPLRRYTGDVLAPSYLQRLQERQMGTGSSTCSISTATHTLIDFDYETGSMVPLTAASPVCTV, encoded by the exons ATGTCAGTCACTTCGTTCTACGTTACCGAGGAGCCAGGAGCAGACCCAGCCAAGGTGAACATATGTACGTTTGAGATTAACATCAACTATGAGGTCATCCCAACAATCATCTGCTCTGTCTGCTTCACACTGGGCTTCATCTACTGCTTCTTTG GATACCGCTGCTTCCGGGTGGTGATGTTCTTCTCCGGCTTCATGTCCAGCTCAGCCGCCATGTTCCTGCTGTACCATAACGAGCCGACGCTAAACGCCTTGGGGATGGAGACAAAGGCTGGGATCGGCCTGGGCGTGGGGGTGCTCTGCGGGCTGATGTCCACGCTGGTGTCCGCCATTGGACTCCTCCTCAGCGGCCTACAGCTGGGGCTCCTGCTTTCCCTTGCCATCCTGGTGGTGATCGGACACTTTCACAGTCTCATGCCGGTGTGGCTGCCTGTCGCTGCCACCCTTGCTGCCAGCATCACCATCGCTGTGTTCACACTTCAGTGGCAGAGGCTGTTCACCATCATCTACACGTCCGTGTTTGGAGCGACTGTTGTGATGCTGTGTATGGATTACCTGCTGGGGATGTTTGTGCTGCTGGATCAGGTGTATGATGTACTTTGTGAAGTTGTCCCACACCCGCTATGCTGGTTTAACTGGGCCATCACTGGGATATGGCCTGTTATGAGTCTGTTAGGAGTGTTGGTGCAGTGGAGATTCACTGCCAACGGAATATCACACAGAG CTATGCAtcggaaacagaaaaaatatgcagAGAAGCTCACAAATAGAGAGTCGAGGAGACGACCTCAAACTCATCGTCGACGCAGGCCTCCACCGCTGAGACGCTACACGGGGGACGTCCTAGCACCT AGCTATCTCCAGAGACTGCAGGAGCGGCAGATGGGAACGGGCTCCTCCAcctgcagcatcagcaccgcCACACA